From Rissa tridactyla isolate bRisTri1 chromosome 29, bRisTri1.patW.cur.20221130, whole genome shotgun sequence, a single genomic window includes:
- the FAU gene encoding FAU ubiquitin-like and ribosomal protein S30 isoform X3: MAAEGPEAPASPGRGGTEGALGDGGDGGTGPPGEAGAPVAELPPPAPSPAEEEPSDAAVPPPVPQSCNGAAIAPPEPEEPPPAAPEEPPPPRDPEPPAEEPPLTYPLDFEKFWLAARNNPHDFTAWTELLQYVEQENHLFAARKAFDAFFAHYPYCYGYWKKYADMERRFDCSRETEEVFERGLQSIPLSMDLWIHYISYLQSTLDMNLPESIQKIRGVFEAAVAAAGMDFRSDKLWELYVEWEREQGDLRAVTGIYDRVLSMPTQLYNHHWEKFKEHVLHNPPKDILSPEELLWVQSKLATDPVPKPPEPEATEAPPGEDLPPGVEGKAAAAAADAQEDLDQEKIRELVISMRQQIYAQNEAEVSKRWNFEDGIKRPYFHVKPLERAQLRNWRDYLDYEMAAGSHERTIVLFERCVIACALYEEFWIKYTKYLENHTVAGARSVFQRACGYHLPRKPNIHLLWAAFEEKQGNLDEARRILRCFEEVVPGLAMVRLRRVSLERRQGNLEEAEALLLEAMRANEGLPLASFYAVKLARQACKVQKNLGKARKVLVEALEKDPDNARLHANLLEMEFGADVRQNEGNTMSCFERALRSPLPDEAKLIFSQRRVEFLEDFGSSIHSLLTAYDEHQKILKQHAARKRAPENGSDEPDDKRLRPDEASGLLGPLNFSGTGGDMGSNPSAYNYWYQHGYGTYSYQTPWNYNQYYSQS, from the exons ATGGCGGCGGAGGGGCCGGAGGCTCCGGCCAGCCCGGGCCGCGGCGGGACCGAGGGGGCGCTGGGGGACGGCGGGGACGGCGGCACCGGTCCCCCCGGTGaggcgggag cccccgtggCAGAgctgccgcccccagcccccagccccgccgaggAGGAGCCCAGCGACGCTGCCGTCCCCCCCCCAGTCCCACAGAGCTGCAATGGCGCCGCCATCGCCCCCCCTGAGCCCGAGGAGCCCCCCCCGGCCGCTCCCGAAgagcccccgcccccccgggacCCCGAGCCCCCCGCGGAGGAGCCCCCCCTCACTTACCCCCTCGATTTCGAGAAGTTTTGGCTGGCAGCGCGCAACAACCCCCACGACTTCACTGCGTGGACCGAGCTCCTGCAGTACGTCGAGCAAGAG AACCATCTCTTCGCCGCCCGCAAAGCCTTCGATGCCTTTTTCGCACACTACCCCTACTGTTACGGCTACTGGAAAAAATACGCAGACATGGAGCGTCGCTTCGACTGCAGCCGGGAGACCGAGgag GTGTTTGAGCGGGGGCTGCAGTCCATCCCCCTCAGCATGGACCTGTGGATCCACTACATCTCCTACCTCCAGTCCACCCTGGACATGAATCTTCCCGAATCCATCCAAAAAATCCGCGG CGTCTTcgaggcggcggtggcggcggccggcATGGATTTCCGCTCGGATAAGCTGTGGGAGCTCTACGTGGAGTGGGAACGGGAACAGGGAGACCTGCGAGCCGTCACCGGTATCTACGACCGCGTCCTCTCCATGCCCACGCAGCTCTACAACCATCACTGGGAGAA GTTCAAGGAGCACGTCCTCCACAATCCCCCGAAAGACATCTTGTCCCCGGAGGAGCTTCTCTGGGTCCAATCCAAACTGGCCACCGATCCCGTGCCCAAACCGCCGGAGCCGGAGGCAACAGAAGCGCCGCCGGGAGAGGATCTTCCCCCCGGCGTGgaggggaaggcggcggcggccgcagccGATGCCCAG GAGGATTTAGACCAGGAGAAAATCCGGGAGCTGGTGATCTCCATGCGGCAGCAGATCTACGCTCAAAACGAGGCGGAAGTCAGCAAACGCTGGAATTTTGAGGACGGG ATCAAGCGTCCCTATTTCCACGTGAAGCCGCTGGAGAGGGCTCAGCTGCGGAACTGGCGGGATTACCTGGATTACGAAATGGCGGCCGGTTCGCACGAGCGCACCATCGTCCTCTTCGAGCGCTGCGTCATCGCCTGCGCCCTCTACGAGGAGTTCTGGATCAAG TACACCAAATACTTGGAGAACCACACGGTGGCGGGGGCCAGGAGCGTTTTCCAGCGCGCCTGCGGGTACCACCTGCCCAGGAAACCCAACATCCACCTCCTCTGGGCGGCTTTCGAGGAGAAACAAG GGAACCTGGACGAAGCCCGGCGTATCCTGCGCTGCTTCGAGGAGGTGGTGCCGGGTCTGGCCATGGTCCGGCTGCGCCGCGTCAGCCTGGAACGTCGGCAGGGAAACCTGGAGGAGGCGGAggcgctgctgctggaggccatgcgCGCCAACGAGGGGCTGCCCCTCGCCTCCTTCTACGCCGTCAAACTGGCTCGGCAGGCCTGCAAGGTGCAGAAGAACCTGGGCAAAGCCCGCAAGGTGCTGGTGGAGGCCCTGGAAAAGGACCCG GACAACGCCCGGCTCCACGCCAACCTCCTGGAGATGGAATTCGGGGCCGACGTCCGTCAAAACGAAGGCAACACCATGAGCTGCTTCGAGCGGGCGCtgcgcagccccctccccgacGAAGCCAAGCTCATCTTCTCCCAGCGCCGCGTCGAGTTCCTCGAGGATTTCGGCTCCAGCATACACAG CCTGCTGACGGCTTACGACGAGCACCAGAAGATCCTCAAACAGCACGCGGCGCGCAAGAGGGCCCCCGAGAACGG CTCAGACGAACCCGATGACAAACGCCTCCGCCCCGACGAAGCCTCCGGCCTTTTGGGTCCCCTCAATTTCTCCGGCacggggggggacatggggtccAACCCCTCCGCCTACAACTACTGGTACCAG cACGGCTACGGCACCTACAGCTACCAGACGCCGTGGAACTACAACCAGTACTACTCGCAGAGCTGA
- the SYVN1 gene encoding E3 ubiquitin-protein ligase synoviolin isoform X2, with amino-acid sequence MLCTAVVMAGSLALTTAVVAHAYYLKHQFYPTVVYLTKSSPSMAVLYIQAFVLVFLLGKFMGKVFFGQLRAAEMEMERSPNISWLFHFRIVSLMFLLGILDFLFVNHAYHSILTRGASVQLVFGFEYAILMTMVLTIFIKYVLHSIDLQNENPWDSKAVYMLYTELFTGFIKVLLYMAFMTIMIKVHTFPLFAIRPMYLAMRQFKKAVTDAIMSRRAIRNMNTLYPDATPEELQAMDNVCIICREEMVTGAKRLPCNHIFHTSCLRSWFQRQQTCPTCRMDVLRASLPAQTPPEPPEQAPQPPQTPQVPQPPNFPQGILPPFPPGMFPFWPPVGPFPPVPGVQPPNGTENTAPSSSAASASRPSDAANAGSEAAAAGTVPAFPFPPPWMGMPWPPLFGFPPMPVPPAGFAGLTEEELRAMEGHDRQNLEARLQCLQNIHTLLDAAMVQINQYLTVLATIGSPRPAAPRPPSAPAEEPTTLRSPGSPSAPATAGTAAGSTAATDPTAPVGAEGFTAEEEEEEDDGGEGSSSLDEPDTAELRRRRLQKLASPPPASH; translated from the exons atgctctgcACGGCGGTGGTGATGGCAGGGAGCCTGGCGCTGACGACGGCAGTGGTGGCTCACGCCTATTACCTGAAGCACCAGTTCTATCCCACCGTGGTTTATCTTACCAAATCCAGCCCCAGCATGGCT GTTCTCTACATCCAGgcttttgtgttggtttttctCCTGGGTAAATTTATGGGCAAGGTGTTTTTCGGGCAGCTGCGGGCAGCGGAGATGGAG ATGGAAAGGAGCCCCAACATCTCCTGGCTTTTCCACTTCCGTATCGTCT ccctgatgTTCCTCCTGGGAATCCTGGATTTCCTCTTCGTTAACCACGCGTACCACAGCATTCTCACGCGAGGAGCCTCAGTCCAGCTCGTCTTCGGCTTTGAG TACGCCATCCTCATGACCATGGTGCTCACCATCTTCATCAAGTACGTTCTGCACTCCATCGACCTGCAGAATGAGAACCCTTGGGACAGCAAAGCCGTCTACATGCTGTACACGGAGCTCTTCACGG GCTTCATCAAAGTCCTCCTCTACATGGCCTTCATGACCATCATGATCAAAGTCCACACCTTCCCACTCTTCGCCATCCGCCCCATGTACCTGGCGATGAG GCAGTTTAAGAAAGCGGTGACGGATGCCATCATGTCTCGCCGGGCCATCCGCAACATGAACACGCT CTACCCTGACGCCACGCCAGAAGAGCTGCAGGCCATGGACAACGTCTGCATCATCTGCCGCGAGGAGATGGTGACGGGCGCCAAGCGTCTGCCTTGCAACCACATCTTCCACACCAG ctgcctgcGGTCGTGGTTCCAGCGCCAGCAGACGTGTCCCACCTGCCGCATGGACGTTCTCCGGGCTTCCCTCCCGGCACAGACGCCGCCCGAGCCGCCGGAGCAAGCCCCACAGCCGCCCCAGACCCCCCAagtcccccagccccccaact TTCCCCAGGGgatccttccccccttccccccaggaaTGTTTCCCTTCTGGCCGCCGGTTGGTCCCTTCCCGCCAGTTCCCGGTGTTCAACCGCCCAACGGCACCGAAAACACCGCGCCGAGCTCCAGCGCCGCTTCAG CTTCCAGGCCCAGTGACGCTGCCAACGCCGGATCGGAAGCTGCCGCTGCGGGGACGGTGCCGGCGTTTCCTTTCCCCCCGCCGTGGATGGGAATGCCGTGGCCGCCCCTCTTTG gctTCCCCCCGATGCCGGTGCCGCCGGCTGGCTTTGCCGGTTTGACAGAGGAAGAACTTCGAGCCATGGAAGGCCACGATCGGCAAAACCTGGAAGCGCGGTTACAGTGTCTCCAGAACATCCACACCCTCCTGGACGCTGCCATGGTGCAGATCAACCAATACCTGACGGTCCTGGCCACCATCGG GTCTCCCCgacccgccgctccccggcccccctctgcccctgctgaGGAGCCCACCACCCTGCGCTCACCCGGCAGCCCCTCGGCACCGGCGACTGCTGGCACCGCCGCCGGCTCCACCGCGGCTACCG ATCCCACTGCGCCGGTGGGCGCCGAAGGCTTCACcgccgaggaggaagaggaggaagacgaTGGCGGCGAAGGCTCGTCCTCGCTGGATGAACCTGACACGGCGGAGCTTCGCCGCCGCAGGCTACAGAAACTGGCGTCGCCGCCGCCAGCCTCGCACTGA
- the SYVN1 gene encoding E3 ubiquitin-protein ligase synoviolin isoform X1: MLCTAVVMAGSLALTTAVVAHAYYLKHQFYPTVVYLTKSSPSMAVLYIQAFVLVFLLGKFMGKVFFGQLRAAEMEHLLERSWYAVTETCLAFTVFRDDFSPRFVALFTLLLFLKCFHWLAEDRVDFMERSPNISWLFHFRIVSLMFLLGILDFLFVNHAYHSILTRGASVQLVFGFEYAILMTMVLTIFIKYVLHSIDLQNENPWDSKAVYMLYTELFTGFIKVLLYMAFMTIMIKVHTFPLFAIRPMYLAMRQFKKAVTDAIMSRRAIRNMNTLYPDATPEELQAMDNVCIICREEMVTGAKRLPCNHIFHTSCLRSWFQRQQTCPTCRMDVLRASLPAQTPPEPPEQAPQPPQTPQVPQPPNFPQGILPPFPPGMFPFWPPVGPFPPVPGVQPPNGTENTAPSSSAASASRPSDAANAGSEAAAAGTVPAFPFPPPWMGMPWPPLFGFPPMPVPPAGFAGLTEEELRAMEGHDRQNLEARLQCLQNIHTLLDAAMVQINQYLTVLATIGSPRPAAPRPPSAPAEEPTTLRSPGSPSAPATAGTAAGSTAATDPTAPVGAEGFTAEEEEEEDDGGEGSSSLDEPDTAELRRRRLQKLASPPPASH; encoded by the exons atgctctgcACGGCGGTGGTGATGGCAGGGAGCCTGGCGCTGACGACGGCAGTGGTGGCTCACGCCTATTACCTGAAGCACCAGTTCTATCCCACCGTGGTTTATCTTACCAAATCCAGCCCCAGCATGGCT GTTCTCTACATCCAGgcttttgtgttggtttttctCCTGGGTAAATTTATGGGCAAGGTGTTTTTCGGGCAGCTGCGGGCAGCGGAGATGGAG CACCTACTGGAGCGGTCGTGGTACGCCGTGACGGAGACCTGCCTGGCCTTTACCGTCTTCAGGGACGACTTCAGCCCTCGCTTCGTTGCCCttttcaccctcctcctcttcctcaagtGCTTCCACTGGTTGGCTGAAGACCGGGTGGACTTT ATGGAAAGGAGCCCCAACATCTCCTGGCTTTTCCACTTCCGTATCGTCT ccctgatgTTCCTCCTGGGAATCCTGGATTTCCTCTTCGTTAACCACGCGTACCACAGCATTCTCACGCGAGGAGCCTCAGTCCAGCTCGTCTTCGGCTTTGAG TACGCCATCCTCATGACCATGGTGCTCACCATCTTCATCAAGTACGTTCTGCACTCCATCGACCTGCAGAATGAGAACCCTTGGGACAGCAAAGCCGTCTACATGCTGTACACGGAGCTCTTCACGG GCTTCATCAAAGTCCTCCTCTACATGGCCTTCATGACCATCATGATCAAAGTCCACACCTTCCCACTCTTCGCCATCCGCCCCATGTACCTGGCGATGAG GCAGTTTAAGAAAGCGGTGACGGATGCCATCATGTCTCGCCGGGCCATCCGCAACATGAACACGCT CTACCCTGACGCCACGCCAGAAGAGCTGCAGGCCATGGACAACGTCTGCATCATCTGCCGCGAGGAGATGGTGACGGGCGCCAAGCGTCTGCCTTGCAACCACATCTTCCACACCAG ctgcctgcGGTCGTGGTTCCAGCGCCAGCAGACGTGTCCCACCTGCCGCATGGACGTTCTCCGGGCTTCCCTCCCGGCACAGACGCCGCCCGAGCCGCCGGAGCAAGCCCCACAGCCGCCCCAGACCCCCCAagtcccccagccccccaact TTCCCCAGGGgatccttccccccttccccccaggaaTGTTTCCCTTCTGGCCGCCGGTTGGTCCCTTCCCGCCAGTTCCCGGTGTTCAACCGCCCAACGGCACCGAAAACACCGCGCCGAGCTCCAGCGCCGCTTCAG CTTCCAGGCCCAGTGACGCTGCCAACGCCGGATCGGAAGCTGCCGCTGCGGGGACGGTGCCGGCGTTTCCTTTCCCCCCGCCGTGGATGGGAATGCCGTGGCCGCCCCTCTTTG gctTCCCCCCGATGCCGGTGCCGCCGGCTGGCTTTGCCGGTTTGACAGAGGAAGAACTTCGAGCCATGGAAGGCCACGATCGGCAAAACCTGGAAGCGCGGTTACAGTGTCTCCAGAACATCCACACCCTCCTGGACGCTGCCATGGTGCAGATCAACCAATACCTGACGGTCCTGGCCACCATCGG GTCTCCCCgacccgccgctccccggcccccctctgcccctgctgaGGAGCCCACCACCCTGCGCTCACCCGGCAGCCCCTCGGCACCGGCGACTGCTGGCACCGCCGCCGGCTCCACCGCGGCTACCG ATCCCACTGCGCCGGTGGGCGCCGAAGGCTTCACcgccgaggaggaagaggaggaagacgaTGGCGGCGAAGGCTCGTCCTCGCTGGATGAACCTGACACGGCGGAGCTTCGCCGCCGCAGGCTACAGAAACTGGCGTCGCCGCCGCCAGCCTCGCACTGA